The Anaerolineae bacterium genomic sequence AGCTGGGAGCGGAGTAGCAGAGCGACAGACACCTGGCGTGCTGGGGCGGGGCCGCTGGAGATCGGTCATGGCAGTTCGAGACAAGCGAACGGAGGCGCTGCGGGTGCAGATCTACCGCCGCATGGCCCCCGAGCAGCGGATGCTGATCGCCGCGCAGATGTTCGAAGACGGGGTGGAGATCGTGCGGGGCTCCATCCTCGACCGTCGCCCGGATTGGAGTCCGGAGGAGGTGGAGCGCGAGGTCAGACGCAGGGTACTGCCGCGGGGAATGGCAGAGCTGGCGGAACGGGGTCGGTCCCGGTGAGCCCGAGAGGTGTTGGGGATGGCTGAGAGAGCCAGCGTCGGCCCCGAACTGGGGATCGCCACACCGCCGGATGCGGGCCGTCGGCTGAGCATCGAGGCTGGGGACCACGTACTGGTGGAGATCAGGGACGGCTACCTGGTGGTCATTCCTGCACCCGAGGACTGCGCCGCCCGCCTGCGCGGCCTCCATCGAGATGTCTGGGTGGCCGAGGACCCCTGAGACTACGCACTCAAGGAACGCAGCGCTTGGCCGGATTAGCCCACGCCCTTTGCATGCATTAGCCCGACGGGAGTTGCACCGGAGGCATCGCATGGCTCGCGCCCGTCTGCGCGATCTCGGCATAGAGATAGGCGTCCTCCCCACCGGGGAGCACAATGCCATTACCGACGTCCCCGGCGTTACTGTGGGGCACGTTACCCTGAACTACGACGAACCCCGCGTGGCCCGTACCGGGGTCACCGTGGTCTGCCCTCGCGGGGACCGCAGTCAGACCGACTTCCCCTTCGCCGGGTATCACTCCCTCAACGGCTGCGGCGAGATGACCGGCATCGCCTGGGTGGAAGAGTCCGGTCTCCTCATGTCGCCTGTCGCCCTCACCAACACCCACCAGGTGGGCGTGGTCCGGGACGC encodes the following:
- a CDS encoding AbrB/MazE/SpoVT family DNA-binding domain-containing protein; amino-acid sequence: MAERASVGPELGIATPPDAGRRLSIEAGDHVLVEIRDGYLVVIPAPEDCAARLRGLHRDVWVAEDP